The Penicillium oxalicum strain HP7-1 chromosome V, whole genome shotgun sequence genomic interval GTTTTCTCTATAGATGCATCAGTGACGGCATGCATCTGTCATTTCATCATAGCGATCAACTTACTGGTGACGGTTGTGACTTTTCGCCGAAGTGGAGGTGGGGAGATTGACCGAGTGGGGGAAGCAGGCCGCTTTGCTACCCCTTCGGACATTCTGATAGCTCTCACGAGAGAAATCGTATTGAATGCTGTGTACAGTTTGCTAAGAAAGGGATTTGCTAAACTGATGGTTGGAGCTCTGGGGTGGTGAGGGTGGTGCTGTGCCGTCGAATCCAGTGATCTTTTAGAGCCCCATTTCAGACGCGCCAGACCGCGCCGGAGGTTGCACGAAGTCACATGTTCCATCATTGCCTAATCAGGGCCGGCTACCTCAGCTACGTATCGATCTACTGGAAGGAGGGTGGCCGACCACGCAAGACAGATAGAGCTAGCTATCTGAACCAGATTGCAGAGAGTTTTGCATTTtgcattttgtttttgattttattttccccAAATGGTGCGCTAAATGCAGAATGAAACCTGCTCACCGTGACAAGTTGTGGGCAAATTCCACTTCAGGCTGGGATGAATGGAGGCTGCCTCTCCGGGTATCCATGACAGCCGACACGCAGACTTCTCTTTGTGTCGAAGAGGAACGTCAAGTACAAGCAAGATACCAAGATGGTTCACTTGGCCCGCGTGTCCAAGGACAGGCGATCCGCTGGTTCCAGCCGCACTGCCGACTTGAGCTGTTCCCGCAACCCAAGCAAGTGCTGAGAtgccatcttcatggtcTCCTGGTTGCTCCCATCCTGAACAGTGATAGAGGCCTGGAGGACATAGCTGCCCGTCTTTTCCAACGGTGCCATCTCCTTCAATCCGGGCAGGGTTCGCCGGGGCTCCCGAGGCTCCCTCTCTCCTGCTGGGTAGTGCAGGATGCGATGCAGGAAAATCACGATGTCATTGTGGATGAAGACATCGCCCTCAACGAGGTACTCCGTCACGAATCTGTCAGAATGATGTTTAGCTTCCGTACACTCTTTAGATAGTTGAGTCGGCGTCCAAGTGCACTTACCCGTATCCCCATGCATTCATCGATGGTTCGACGTTTCCGCGAGGCAGGGCGGCACTAGCCATCAACCGCGTTGTGACGGCCGAACGCGTCGCAGCTTCGGGGATGTCTCTAAACTCCAGCTTCCATGGCTGCTGGTCAAAGTCATATCCAGTGGCAGCTGTGTCAGAGGTTGACGGTCCCGCAGGAGGTGGTCCCGAGTCCTCCATCCCGGCCATCTGCGTGTCGCGATCCGACTCCGACGAGGGCATGTTGGATGGCGCGGCCGCGAAATCCTTCTCCAAGACGGGGCCCACGACCTGAGTGTAGAACATGCCCCCGTTGAGCATCTTGTTCACCCGTTGGAGATCAGCCGCATTGGCCTGTTGCAGATCTTGGCTGCCACCCACACGGCCAGTGATCACGCCGGGCTTGCGAAAGGCCTTGAAGATGAGCCGACGCTCCAGCGCGTGGCGAGGTTGCATGGCCGTCAGGCCCGCCAGCTGCTGCAAGAGCTCATGATGCTGGTGGACCGGGACCGAGGCGAAGAGCAGGAGCTCGTGCATATTTCTTTTATTATCGTCTTATTTGGGAAGCTCCACGGATGGGGTCAAGCACCGGTACCACACGCACCAGCCCTAACGAGCTGCGCTTGGAGAATAATCTGAGGATGGGGAAGGGGACAGCGGGTAAATCCGGGATGAGTTCAGTCAGGGCCCAAGCTTTCCCATGTGGCGTGGTCTCCACCGCTTATCACCTTATCAGGAGGGGATCAGGTAATGAGTCTGTCGGCAATTGAGTAATGTGAATCTTCCACTGCACCCGTGCACCAAGCCACCTGGAGCCACCAATACACTCGTCTAGATGGAAAGGTACCTGCTCAACTCACATTTAACCGCTGGCAGAGCGTGCCTACAATCAGGTTGTGCCCAGGCAGTGCTCAGTGGCTCACCCTTCACGCCTCCTGAcgcctcctcggcctccttGGTTGCCTGACGGGCTATCGCCTAGTAGTCCTACACATCGGTACAGAGACAAGGAATTCTGACCCGTTCTCATTTCTCCACGGTGAAAATCTCGGCCGAGCGATCTTCATCTCACCTTCCCCTCATAGGTGATCTgccagatgatgatgaatgaggAACTTTCCGGATGCTGTGTGTCTTTCCTAGAGTATCCGCTGTCCAAGCACATATACGACAGATCTATCTGTAGGtacgtctctctctctctctctttcagaTACTGTAATGCGCACGAGACCAAGTACGTCATCCTCTCATCCTCTCGCCAAGTATTTGAACCAATCAGCCGAGCTGTCCACTCATGCTACGAATTACAAGAACATCTTGCTGCCGCGTTAGTAGAACCTTTGAGTAGACACAAGTTTCGCAGAACTTTCTCCGTGTGGGGAAAGAATGTTTGGCGAAGAAACCCATCCTGCATGCCCCGTCCTGGCCCAGTGCCGAAGACGTGGCTGATTGGTGCTGCACCCCGGCCGCCGGGGTATCGGAGATCATCCCGGAGTTTGGGGCGACGGTTCACTGCTAACAGAGTGGAAAAAAGTACAGCACGGTCTGGCTGGGCCTCCTTCACCGGAGATGCAGAAACAGACAAGGAGGTGGCACGGGAAAAGTGGTGCAAAAGGGCCATAAAGTAGTCCATTGAGGAAATATCATATCAATGATTGAGCGTACTTGGCAGGTTGATGCAAAGACGACAGTCCTTTTTGCTGGCGAATGTGCGGTAGAATGTAGTTTGTGTAGTGTACAGCAGTCATATGTACTCATCGACTCATTGGTGTCTTCATTGAAGCAATAAGAAACTCTATACAATATTCATAGGTCCAAAGCAGTACATGCGAAGCAAGTTTTCTTGGTCTGGGATTGGTCAGAGTAACCTGGTTggaaataaaataaaatgtGCGgggaagaagcaaaaggagaGATGGGGGAAGTGAGGAGACACgcggatgaggagatgagggGGATCAGTCCATGAGGAGGCACCAAGGCAGCACCTCTGACAACTTTGAGACACTACAGGACTCACCAACAGGGCAGCAACGGGCGTATGCAGTCGTCTTGACATCTATGTCGGGGTGCCATTGAGAGCGCAGTCAAAATACCCATCCCCGGAGACGCGAGTCGCGGTCGACTCCCGTCTATCTAGTACATACACACACAGAGCACTAGGCGTAAGGGAACCGTTTAGCACGATCTGCACAGCCCCCACCCCCACCCGGAAGTTGTTGACCAGCACTAATGCTATGGTGCGATTGATCTCCCTGGCTTCAGGAGTATGGTTCTATTTGCTAATGATGGTGTGACAAGGGACTTATTCAGCGAGAAGGATGTTCAGAGGTGACCAGTCcgtcctctctccctctctctcacgtCATGTGCTATACGGGTAGGTCAAAGAGTCCAACCGAGAGCCCATCACCATTCTGTATTCAGATCAAAATCTCCATTAGTCGGCGCCAGTCCGGTCTTGATTCCGAGCGGTTCATCGTCCCGGATCACACCATCTCATCGAGTCGTTCCTCCTCGACCGTTTGTGGTACCACCCCACGTGATCAGCAGGGTCCCCCCGTCAGCGTCCCTTTGGACTGTACGCAGAGAAGGCCCTCTACTCGAAATGTGTTTCAAGATCATGCAACCAAGGTACAGTACCGATGTGCATCTGCAAGGTTCAGAGTGGGAACGACTGAAGACCAAATCATACCCCCCATTCCGGCGGCTGCTCGGGTCCGAACGGGTTAGGCCCGAACCAGCCTAGTCCCGAGTGTCTCTTCCCCAAGTTCAGGCAAGAATTGCCTGGTTGGGTTTAGTGGCGTAGTCGCTGAGTTCACCAGACCCCCGCGGGCCTGCAGGCGCCTCGAGGTGACTGGCCAAGCAGTCGTCCAGTTGTACCCCCTCGGCGCCGTGTCCACTGTCCGCCGTCCGCTGTCCGCCCGCAGCCCACTCCGAAGTCCGCGGAACTTGGTGGATTACCTGATCAACCACCCGAACGACTCGGAGCCTGAAGGTTGATCCTGCAGACTCGTCTACGGCGCGTCTGCTCTTCCATATTtctcttcccacccccctccttcatctctcgACCTTCTTCCCATTCCTCTCTCCACTATCACGACAACCTTTCCTTTCAGTCTGTTTCTTCACGGTCTGCAGTCAATTCGAATTCATTTGCCAAGTGTGAAGTCAATTTCTCTCCCTTCAATTCCTCTCCCAGTACACGCCCTGTTTGCTACTGGGTCGGTTCGGATACTTCCGGGCCCGTTGGATTTCGCACACCACACTCGTCCTCCGTGACCCTCGATCAGCCAACCCCCTCCACCCAAAAAACCagtctcttcatcttttgACATTCATCCCCGTCTCTACATTTCCCGACAAGATGCGTGCCTCCATGACTCTCTTCAACGCCGCCCGGACTCCTCTCATCCGCTTCGTGGGCAAGCGATCCGTCCCCAGTACGTGAACTTTCTCTGCCGACGCGACGCTCGGGGCCCCAGGACTTTTTGGGACCTCACCGTACTTGGTCTACCTTGGACTTCAATGCTGACAAAGCCTTGCAATTCTTTAGAGTCCGTCGACCACACCCCTCGTGTGCACCCGGCTTCCCCTACCGGAGCTCTGCCGGACTCTTTCGCTACATACCGCGCTAAGGCTCAGCAGCACGGCCCCCTCGGCCGCGCTCAGTTTAGCGGTCGCGTAGGCGCTCAGCCCGGTGCCGCCCTGGGCCCGGTCGCGCCCAAGGCGGGTGAGTTTTTCGATCGTGCGGAGCTGCCCGCTCGCTTCGGCCGCCTGCCGTGGACCGCTGCCGAGATCGAGGCGATCGAGACCGGCGGTGCGAGCATGTACGCTTAAAGAAACCCTCTGAGGAGAGCGATGCTCATCGCGGCGTTTCTCTATATATTCGCATTGATGTTACGCATGCCATGAGCGATGGAGCACGACTCTTTTCactttctccttctcattgACGCTACGAGGTGTTGGGGTTTTCCTCACCCAACACTCCATCGCGGTTCTCAATCAAAACAGATTCAGATCCAGTCGAGTCGGGCGGTGGGTGCGCGGGAGCACATTCACCATCTCCGACAGACTGGAGCATGTTTCCTGTGCGCTCTCCACTCGGTTGACCACCCATCCGCACGAGGGCTGGATCACGTCCGGCATCGAGAACCAAAGCGGTCGTGCAACGGCAAATGAGACTTATTTCTGGTTGATCATCGTCATACCCCCTTCCCTTCGATCCATTGTTGATCTTTTATTCCCCATTTCGGCGCTGGTGGTGATTTTTGGGCGCTGCTGGTCTTCTTCGCTAGCGCAAAAGCAGTCGtgaactttttctttttctttttcttccttgttcAGTTCATATTCGGTTTCCCATTGACCCTGGAGAGCAGGGAAATGATGTGAACATAAGGTCTTGGATACCAATGCCTgccttttcttgtttcttgatGCCTCACACAATGTATACAGCTCTGTGAGCTGATTGTTTGATTAGCACATGAAACTATTCTCTGGTCAGAACCCACGTAAAATTTCCATCTCCGTCGGCGCAGTCGGCGCTGCTTGTTGAATTCGTAGCGCCTCGAAGCAACGTGGTCTTCCCCGCACGTGCCCTGTCGGTACTCCGACCTGGACTCGACCAACCTCGAACCACACCAGTAACCAATCTTCCCGTCACACTCCATTCACGCCATGAGGGTATCGGACATGGAGCCAACGTCAAGGCTGGTGATCTCCGAATCCGATGAAGCTGACACTGATCTTGTGTCGTACATTTTTTCGGAAAATAATGCATTCAAGTCGCAGTCCTTGACAACTGAAAGGGTGGATGTTGAAGTAAGCCTGCCTCTTTGTCTCCCTGTCTCCCTGTCTGTTGATCCGATTGCGACTCGATCCCGACGGACggtatcttcttcatcgcttTGTTCATCTCCACGAAGATTGATGCGAGCAATGTCAATGCATCCTACTGCACACGTTGTCACAGACTTTGAACTGGTCGGTCTTCGAGGCCCTGCTCACCGTATGTCTGTGGGCATAGAAACGGACACACAACTCGCCTCGGTGGTCCTCGCGGCCTCTCATTGCCTACCTTCGTGACGTCTTTCTCCCATCGGGATATCCACAGAGCGTGAGCGACGATTACCTACCGTAAGTGTGGCTCATTGTCCATTTCCATCTTGCCAGATGGCCTCAAccccatttctttttgcttaTCCATTGTGAAAGGTACCAAGTCTTTGTGAGTTTCATGACGGAAAGAGTGATGCAATCTGAGTACACGAGAAAATTCCAAGGCAGCAATTGACATTGAATGACAAGGACTCCCTTCAAGCATTCTGCAGCTCAATAGCTggtctcctctcctctcgagcAGTGCTACAAGGTACATTACGCGAAACCACGCATCTCCTTTGGGTGGCTATAGATTGATTTCGCTTGCTCCTCTCCAGCCCAACACTAATCACACCAACTCAACGCTCAGGGGTCGGTGTCGGTAACGCAGACGCTTCCCCAACTTCGGCCTTGCTCCTCCACATCCTGCAAGATACGTCGGGGCGTGTTGCAACCATTCTCTTCGCCCACCGTGTCGGCACGGCTCTCGAGCCAGAATGCAAAACCTATCGACTCGCTGCAGACGTGTTCAACGACCTCGCCATGATCCTGGACTGTCTTTCGCCCATGGTCCCGGCCGGTGTCATGCGTGTGTCTATCCTCAGTGCAGCAGGCGTTCTACGTGCACTTTGCGGTGTTGCAGGGGGCAGTTCCAAGGCTAGTCTGAGCGCGCACTTTGCCAAGTGGGGGAATCTCGCGGAACTCAATGCGGTATGATTCTCTAATGGTGGTTCAGTGCACATCGGCTATCATGACAAGACAAGGTTGGACAAATTCTGACATCGGAAGCAGAAAGACTCGTCTCAGGAGACTGTCATCTCGTTGATAGGCATGCTGGTAAGTAGACTTCTTGCTTTCGGATCTACACAGTCTcctgttttccccccctctcgCTTGACCACCATGGGGGATCAAGACTAATGCACTCTCTAATGCCACTCACCTAGGTCGGCTCCGTGGTCGTCTCACACGTCACAGGATTCACCACCACCTGGATAGCTCTACTGGGTCTCCTCGCGCTGCATCTCAGCATGAACTACGCCGCCGTCCGATCCGTACAAATGACTAGTCTCAACCGACAACGATCAAACATCATTTTCTCCGCGCTTTTCGAGTCGGATCCCAATCTGAGCCAATCACTAGATAAACGGCGCTCTTTGGGAAGTGACTCGGACAAGACGACTATCCAGAGAAACTCTGAATCTACCAGCACCTCTCCACGTCCATCCCAGCTATCACCACCACTACCACTACCGCACAAGATCCTTACACCTGCACAAGTGGCCTCCCAAGAACGCATCTTCCCCCGTGCAAACGCGCTTACATGGACATCCTCTCTTCCCACCGGAAACCAAGTCGCTAAGCTAGGAAGTGCAGAAATTGGCATTTCTCTCGCAGCCGTCTTGAAACATGCCAACGGCTACGTCCCAGCGACTCCCATCTCGCCCTCCATCAACATCAACCAGAAAGCTAGCACCGCCTTTTACAGCGCCATCCCCATGACACCATTATGCAATCTGTTCGCAGACGAAAAGTACATCCTTTTCCTCTACCCAGGCTCACGGTGGTATCGAGACTCGTCCCCCAAGTGGCATGCCTCGATTCTTCTGAAAAAGGACTGCGCCGTGACAGATCAGCTCAAGGGTTGGGCGCATGCACTCCTCGCAGCTCGAGTCTTGTACATGGGTTTTGATCCGGATGCTTCTTCGCTGGTGAAGGAAGTTTCAAACCAGACGGGCTCTCTGTCCGGAGTGGAGATCAGTGAAAAAATTCTTCGCTGTGTGGCGGATACATTGAAGGTTCTGAACGAGGGTGATCGATTTGAAGGGTATTTGGCTGCGTTGCGGGCAAGTGGTTGGGAGCTGGATGTGGGAGCTTTAGAGATCAAAGGTGGGAATAGGTTGATCTTGGATTGAACGAGGTTACAATGATAGAGTCGAGGATGATTGCAATGTCGGGCCGCCCTTGGAATACATTGTTCGTTGTTTTCGAAGTCACAGGCGAGAAGAGCCCGAGAAATGGATGAAGTATGGCGGACTTTCCTTTAGTAGTACACATGTAGCCCATCGTCGATGGCTCAGACTGCTTCTtttgagatgatcatcttgacAAACCTATGTGGTCCTGGCTGTATCGACATGACTCAAGACTACTACCTGGTCCTGATGGCCTTGTTTATCAACCAAGACTCAATGAATGGACGACATTATGGAAAAGATCCTGGAAGCATGTAGATCGGGGTATCAAGTCTAATTTGTATAtgatccaaaaaaaagatataACAAGCATCATCCTATCGTAGCAATTGATCGACACATTTCATCATGCAAAGATCGCAAAAAGTGTGGCTGAACAGGCAGCAGATGATTCAAGGGTGGGAAAAATGTGGGAGATTGAGGTTAACAAAGATAAAACGCGCCGTCGTCAGCCAGAGTTTCTGGAGGAAACTTCATCCAAGCTTCTAtatatgaaaaaaaatgagatCAAAGTTGGTGACATGAAGTGTGGGGTGGTTGTCTTTCCGTTGGCCTTGGACACATGACTTGTAGCCGCGGGCAGTGGTAAACGCTCGGGTGACAAGAGAGCGACGAGGACCAACAAAAAGAATGCATCAGGTGGTCAGAACTCGCTAGGAGAACTGGTAAATGCTGGTGGCAAAATAGCAAGACATCGAGAAAATGTGGGAtgggaaaagcaaaacagaaaaataaaCGCCGGGTTCATATGCTTTCGATGCATCATGCTCTCATACACCGCCAATGAACGCTAACAGAATAGAGTCAAGCCGAGTCGTGTGAGATGCGTTTCATGTTAGGTGCGAGGGGACTGGGGGGGCGGAGTGGTAGAAAATTTTGCAGGGGACATTTCATGCGAGGTTGAGGATCGATGAGGTGAGTTGATCAGGAGAAAGTGAATATCGGTCAGGAGAGGTtctggtgatgatgaatgatgatgatggtggtggtggttgtgtCGTGTTGTGAGAGGACATGTGTAATCAGATGTGGACGATAAAAGGAAGCTTTTTTAATCGTCCATGCCCAAGATCTTTGGGTCGCGCGAGTTGCCATTACTCCCTCCGGAGCGTTTCTTGAACCCCAGTCTCAgaccca includes:
- a CDS encoding Mediator of RNA polymerase II transcription subunit 18, giving the protein MHELLLFASVPVHQHHELLQQLAGLTAMQPRHALERRLIFKAFRKPGVITGRVGGSQDLQQANAADLQRVNKMLNGGMFYTQVVGPVLEKDFAAAPSNMPSSESDRDTQMAGMEDSGPPPAGPSTSDTAATGYDFDQQPWKLEFRDIPEAATRSAVTTRLMASAALPRGNVEPSMNAWGYGFVTEYLVEGDVFIHNDIVIFLHRILHYPAGEREPREPRRTLPGLKEMAPLEKTGSYVLQASITVQDGSNQETMKMASQHLLGLREQLKSAVRLEPADRLSLDTRAK